CTCACGGCATTCGTCCCAGAATGACTTTAATGGGTTACTCGCAACGATGTTCTGCGGATTCCATTAGGATATCTTTCACAACTATATAGTGTTCCGCGTTTTCGTGGAACTTGCGGATTTCATCTTCGGTAAGTTCTCGCACCACGCGAGCCGGAGCGCCCACAATCAAGCTTCCTTCGGGAAATTCCTTGTCCTGCGTTACTATGGCACCGGCGGCCACCACGCTATTGGACTTGATATGCACCCCATCCATAAGAATTGCACCCATGCCCACCAGCACATTGTCATCGACATCGCAGGCATGCAAAATGGCGTTGTGACCGACTGTCACGTTATCGCCCACATGCACGCCCACATCTGTCGATAGATGTATCGTCACATTGTCCTGAATGTTGGTTCGCTTGCCAATCCGAATTTCAGCCAGGTCCGCTCGAATAACCGCGTTGTAAAACACCGAGGAATCGTCTCCGATTTCCACATCGCCAATCACCTTCGCGCCATCGGCGATAAAAACACGTTCACCCAAGACCGGGCGCTTACCGTTGTATTCGATTAAAGAAGCCATATCTATAATCTATAAAAAATGACTGACAAAGTCATAAGCCCGCCCCCAGTCATTCGATTAAAGTTGAGTTCGTTACAACAAAAAACTTATATTTTCATTATGAGCGATTTTTTGAACAATCTTTTTGAATTGCAAGGTAAAAACCGTTGGGCAATAGCACGAACATCCGTCCGAGAACGCATCGAAAAGCTCCAAAGACTCCGCAAGGCCATCGTCAAACGACAGCAGGAATTTTACGACGCCGTGTGGAATGATTTTCACAAACCGCAAACCGAAGCCTGGCTTACTGAAGTTTTTCCGGCTCTTCAAGAAATCGACCACACCGTGAACCACCTGCCAGACTGGATGGAAGACAAGGACGGCAGCTGGAGTTTTTTATTTCCGTTAAATCATAGCCGCAGCCACTTCGAACCCAAGGGACGCGTCCTGATTATGGCTCCGTGGAACTATCCCTTCTTGCTGTTTGTCTCGCCCATCGTAGCGGCAATCGCCGCCGGAAATGTGGTGATTGCCAAGCCGAGCCACAAGACCCCGCATGTAGCAATATTTCTCGAATCACTCTTCGCGGAAGTTTTCCCGCAGAACGAAGTTGCCGTCGTGCTGGGCGCGGGAACGGAACTCGGAGACAAACTTCTCGCCCTCCCCTTCGACCATGTATTCTTCACAGGCAGTCCCAAAGTCGGAGCCCACATTGCAGAATGTGCGGCCAGAATGCATGCTGGTGTAACGCTTGAGCTCGGCGGAAAATCACCCGTAATCATTCTGGATGACGTAAAAATCAAGGATGCCGCCAAGAAAATCGCCTGGGGCAAGTGCCTGAACGCAGGCCAGACCTGCATCGCTCCCGATTTTGTACTTTGTCCGTCAAAATTAGTACAACCGCTCGTCAACGCTATTGCAGACAACGTAAAGAAAATG
The Fibrobacter sp. UWH4 DNA segment above includes these coding regions:
- a CDS encoding gamma carbonic anhydrase family protein, whose protein sequence is MASLIEYNGKRPVLGERVFIADGAKVIGDVEIGDDSSVFYNAVIRADLAEIRIGKRTNIQDNVTIHLSTDVGVHVGDNVTVGHNAILHACDVDDNVLVGMGAILMDGVHIKSNSVVAAGAIVTQDKEFPEGSLIVGAPARVVRELTEDEIRKFHENAEHYIVVKDILMESAEHRCE
- a CDS encoding aldehyde dehydrogenase family protein, producing MSDFLNNLFELQGKNRWAIARTSVRERIEKLQRLRKAIVKRQQEFYDAVWNDFHKPQTEAWLTEVFPALQEIDHTVNHLPDWMEDKDGSWSFLFPLNHSRSHFEPKGRVLIMAPWNYPFLLFVSPIVAAIAAGNVVIAKPSHKTPHVAIFLESLFAEVFPQNEVAVVLGAGTELGDKLLALPFDHVFFTGSPKVGAHIAECAARMHAGVTLELGGKSPVIILDDVKIKDAAKKIAWGKCLNAGQTCIAPDFVLCPSKLVQPLVNAIADNVKKMYGDTEDTRRLSKNFVHIVESRTVERHQALIKDACTKGATAVIGAQFSPEDIENRYTPATVLTGVTPDMKIMASEIFGPILLIVAYDSLDEAITFVQNRPKPLALYIFGKSEAKINEVIVRTTSGSTCVNHCILQIENLSVPFGGVGMSGTGNYHGFYGFKTFSHERNIMEQGAFDAVNYLYPPYHQKGDKGFRAKIQRFFKAMLKQA